ATGCGCGCGATCAGCCCTTCCATCATGGCGACATAGCCCCAGAAGACGCCGATCAGCATCTGCTCCTCTGTGTTACGCCCGATGACGCTGGTTGTTTCCGGCGCACGGATGGCGATGCGCGGCAGCTTGGCCGTCTTGCCCACCAATGCGTCCAGCGAGAGGTTGATGCCGGGCGCAATGATGCCGCCTTTGTAAGCACCCGTGTAATCGACCACTTCGAACTTCGTCGCCGTGCCGAAATCGACCACGATCATGTCCCCGCCAACACGTTCATGCGCGGCAATGCAGTTAAGTGCGCGGTCGGCACCAAGCGATGCTGGCCGCTCCACATCGATCTCGAAATCCCAGGTGGCGGCGCCCTGCCCTGCGATCAGCGGCTCTATCCCGAAATACTTTTGCGCCAGCACGGTCAGATTGTGGTCCGCGCGCGGGACGACGGAGCCGAAGATGATCTGTTTGATGGCGGAGCGCTCGATGCCCTCCATGGCGAGCAGCTGCATCAGCCAGGTGGCATATTCGTCACCCGTGCGGCGGCCGTCTGTGGCGATGCGCCAGCGCGCGCGGATTTCGTCCCCGTCGAACAGGGCGAAAACGACATTGGTGTTGCCGACATCGATTGCGAGCAGCATCAGCTTTCCTCCAGCATCACATCGCCGGCGTGGATGGCACGGCGCGAGCCATCGGGCAAACGCAGCAGCAAGGCTCCGTCCGTATCGAGGCCGTCGAACGTGCCGGAAAGGCGCGCGCCCGTGGCATCGTGAACTGACAGCCTCGTGCCAAGCCGGTGAGCGGCGGCCTGCCAGCGCGCCAGGATCGGCTCCAACCCGAATTGCCGCCAGCGGACCAGCTCTTTATCGAAGGACGCTGCGAGCAGGCCGGCGAAATCATCGCGCGAGGGTGCGGGCCCGAAATCGGCCAGTGCAGCCGTACGGCGATCCGGCAGGTCCGGCGCGCTTGCGAGGTTCACGCCGATGCCGACAACGGCGCTGTCGCCGTGCCGCTCCAGCAGGATGCCGCTCGCCTTGCCGCCATTCAGCATCACGTCATTCGGCCATTTCAGCTGCAGCACCGCGGGATCGGCCAGAAGTCCCACCAACGCTTCGTAAATAGCAAGGCTGGCGACGAAGGAGAGGCTGGCGGCGGGCGGTTCCTGCCCGGTCAGGTGCACGGCGGTGGAGCCGGTGAAGTTGCCGCTGGCGGATTTCCACGCGCGGCCCTGTCTGCCCTTGCCGGCCGTCTGCCGGTCCGCGACAAGCCATTGGCCCTTGGGCCAGCGTTCCCCGGATTTCAAGACGGATACGAGGTCGGCATTGGTGGAGCCAGTCTCCGCAATCACGCGGATCCGGCCCGCGCGGTCAGGCGCCAAGGAACAGCGCCGCAGCGGCCCCGTCGGCCAGCTCACCCAGCCACGGCGTCAGCAGGTAACCCAGCGGCGAGATGATCACCGCGCAGATCGCCAGCAGCGCCCAGTGCGACCAGTCGCCCGTCTGCTTGATCGTGTCCGCCGGTTCGTCGAAATACATGACCTTGACGATCTTGATGTAATAGAACGCGCCGATCACGCTGGCGGCGATACCCAGGGCAGCGAGCGCGATCAGGTCAGCCTCCACGGCGGCCTGGAAGACCACGAACTTGCCCCAGAAGCCGAACAGCGGCGGGATACCGGCCAGGCTGAACATCAGCATGGCAAGACACAGCGCAAGCAGCGGCTGCGTACGGCTGAGGCCTGCCAAGTCGGCGATGCCTTCGACGTTATTCCCATCCGCACCGCGCATCATCAGAACCGCGACGAAACTGCCGATCGTCATCACGACGTAGATGGCGAGGTACACCATCATCGCAGAAAGGCCCGCAGCGGTCGCGGCAGCCAGACCGATCAGGATGAAGCCGACATTGTTGATGCTGGAATAGGCCAGCAGGCGCTTCACATTGCTCTGGCCGATGGCGCCGAGCGCCCCCACCACGATGCTGGCGAGCGCCGCAAAGATCACGATCTGGCGCCAGGCGTCGACCTGCCCGCCAAATGCTTCCAGCGCGACGCGCGCCGTCAGGGCAATGGCTGCGACCTTGGGAGCGCTGGCGAAGAAGGCGGTGACCGGCGTCGGCGCGCCCTCGTACACGTCCGGCGTCCACATGTGGAACGGCACGGCGCTGATCTTGAAGGCGAGGCCCGCCAGGACGAAAGTCAGGCCGAACAGCGCGCCGGTGGAAAGGCCGCCGTCCAGCGACGCGGCAATGCCAGCGAAATTGGTGGTGCCGGTAAAGCCGTAGACCAGGCTCATACCGAACAACAGGATGCCGCTGGCGAGCGCGCCGAGCACGAAATACTTCAGGCCCGCTTCGGCGGAGCGCGTATCGTCGCGCAGCATGGCAGCGAGGACGTAAGCGGCGAGCGAGTTCAGTTCCAGGCCGATATACAGCGTCAGCAGGTCCGCGGCGGACACCATCACGCTCATGCCCAGCGTCGCGAGCAGGATGAGGATCGGATATTCCGTCTTCATCGCGCCCAGGCGCTGGAAGAAGGGCGTGGCAATCACCAGCGCAGCACCTGCGGCGGCGTAGATCATCAGCTTGGCCATGCCGGCAAAGGCATCGGCGCGGAACTGGTCGAAAAAGGCAATCGTGCCTGCACCGCTATCTGCCCCGCACACCGATGGTGCGACGAGGAAGAAGGCCCCGCCAAGGGTGACGGCGGCGGCAATCGAAGTCGCGCGGGCTGCCTTGTCGCCAATATAGGCGGCGACCAACAGCAGGACGAGCGAGGCGACCGTCAGCAGGATTTCGGGCGCAATCAGGCCGAGGGAGATGTTCATATCCATCAGTTCGCGCCCTCAGCGGCAGTTTCCTGGTCTTTTGTTTCGGCCTCCGGCGCAGTGGTCATCGCCAGCTTGGCATCCCCTTCCGGCGCGGCACGGGCAAGGCGCGCGTCGAGCGCCGCGATGTCCTGCCGCATGGGTGCGAGGAAGCTTTCAGGATAGACGCCCATCCAGAGCACGGCCGCTGCGAGCGGTGCCAGCATGGCCCATTCGCGCTTGTCGATATCGGGCATGGCGGCGGCATCGGCGTTCTTCTGCTCGCCGAAGCACACCCGGCGGTAGAGGTACAGCATATAGGCCGCGCCCAGGATGATGCCGGTGGTCAGCACAAAGGTCGCCCAGCTGCTGACTTCGTACACGCCCATCAGGCTAAGGAATTCGGCCACGAAGCCGCTCGTGCCCGGCAGGCCGATGCTGGCCATGGTGAACAGCAGGAAAAAGATCGCGTACTTCGGCATGTTGATGGAAAGGCCGCCGTAACGGTCGATCTCACGCGTGTGCAGCCGATCGTAGATGATGCCCACGCTGAGGAACAGCGCGCCAGACACCAGCCCGTGGCTCAACATCATGATCATCGCGCCTTCCAGCCCCTGCTGGTTGAAGGCGAACAGGCCCGCCGTCACGATCGCCATGTGGGCGACGGAGGAATAGGCGATCAGCTTCTTCATGTCGTGCTGCACCAGAGCGATCAGGCTGGTGATGACGACAGCCGCCATGCTGAGGCCGAAGATCAGCCACACGAATTGCGCGGACGCTTCGGGGAACATCGGCAGGCTGAAGCGGATGAAGCCGTAACCGCCCATCTTCAGCAGCACGCCGGCCAGGATGATGGAGCCTGCCGTGGGTGCCTGCACGTGGGCGTCCGGCAGCCAGGTATGCACCGGCCACATCGGCATCTTCACCGCGAAGCTGGCGAAGAAGGCCAGCCACAGCCAGGTCTGCGCGGCCGGCGGGAAATCATACGCCATCAGCGTGGGAATGTCCGTCGTCCCCGCCTCGTTCACCATCCAGAACATCGCGATCAGCATCAGGACGGAGCCGAGCAGCGTGTAGAGGAAGAACTTGTAACTGGCGTAAATCCGGTTGTCCCCGCCCCAGATGCCGATGATCAGGTACATCGGGATCAGGCCGGCTTCGAAGAAGATGTAGAACAGGAACAGGTCCTGCGCGGCAAACACGCCGATCATCAGCACTTCGACCAGCAGGAAAGCCGCCATGTACTCGCCGACGCGCTTGGTGATGCTGGTCCAGCTCGCCCCGATACAGATGGGCATCAGGAAGACGCTGAGCACGATCAGCATCAGCGCGATACCGTCGATGCCGAGGGCGTAGGAGAAGCCCGCAAACAGCGGCGCGCTTTCCACGAACTGCCACTGCGGCCCGCCGATTTCGTAGTTCAGCCACAGGGCGACGCCGAGCGCGAGGTTCACCAGTGTTGCGGCAAGCGCGGTTGCACGAGCAGCGGATGCGCTGAGGAACAGGCACGCGATGGCCGCAACCAGCGGAACGGCCAGCATGGTCGAAAGGATCGGAAAGCCCCCCATCAGAACAGCACCCAGGTGATGGCGGCCACGAGGCCGAGCAGCATGATCAGCGCATAGCTGGTGAGGTATCCGGACTGCACACGCTTGGCGAGGCCGCTACCCTGCCCGACCAGCCAGGCCGCGCCATTCGGACCAAAGCGGTCAATCAGGCCGACATCGCCCTTCTGCCAGAAGATGCGCCCGATCCAGAAGGCCGGCTTCACGAACAGCAGGTTGTAAAGCTCGTCGAAATACCACTTGTTGAACACGAAATTGTACACCGGCCCCAGCTGCTTGGTGGTCTCACCCGGCAGGCTGGTGTTGCGGATATAGGCATACCACGCGCCCAGCAGGCCGAGCAGCATCACTACCAGCGCGGAATACTTCACCCAGTACGGCACTTCAGTCATGGCCTGCATCAGTGCAGGATCGAAGGCGAGCGAGCCGGCCCAGAAGTTGCCCTCCACGCTCAGGAAAGCGTCGTGGAAGATCTGGCCCGCGAAGATCGCGCCGATGCTTAGCACCGCAAGCGGGACGAGCATGGAAATCGGGCTTTCATGCGGATGGTAGCCCGCCGTCCCGTCATACTGGTCAGCCGCAGGCACGGCATGCGTGGCGTCGTCGCCCGCGTCTTCCTGGCTGGCGGGATTGTGCTCTTCCGGCGTATCGTGCCCGTGATGGACGGCGTGCTGGATATGCTCGCTCTCGGCCCAGCGCGGCTTGCCCCAGAAGGTCAGGAACATCAGGCGCCAGCTGTAGAAACTGGTCAGCAGGGCCGCGAAAACGCCGACCCAGAATGCGCCCGTGCCGTGGCCACCCGCCGCGTAGGACACTTCGAGGATCGCGTCCTTGGACCAGAAACCGGCAAAGCCTGCGCCGAGGTGGTAGATGCCGACGCCGGTAATCGCCAGCGTGCCGACCAGCATGGCCCAGAATGTGAAGGGGATCTGCTTACGCAGGCCGCCGTAATAGCGCATGTCCTGCTCGTGATGCATGGCGTGGATCACGCTGCCCGCGCCCAGGAACAGCAGCGCCTTGAAGAAGGCGTGCGTGAACAGGTGGAACATGGCGGCGCCATAAGCGCCCACGCCTGCTGCGAAGAACATGTAGCCCAGCTGCGAGCAGGTGGAATAGGCGATGACGCGCTTGATGTCCCACTGCGTCGTTCCGACGGTGGCAGCGAACAGGCAGGTGGCCGCGCCGATGAAGATCACGAAGTTCAGCGCGATCGGCGCGGCTTCGAACATCGGCGACAGGCGGCAGACCATGAACACGCCCGCCGTAACCATGGTGGCTGCGTGGATCAGCGCGGAGACGGGTGTGGGCCCCTCCATCGCGTCCGGAAGCCATGTGTGCAGGCCCAGCTGCGCGGACTTGCCCATCGCGCCCACGAACAGCAGCAGGCAGATGATCGTCATCGTATCGATGCGCATGCCGAGGAAGCCAATGCTGCTGGCCCCTTCCATGGCGGGCGCGGCGGAAAGGATTTCCGGGATGGAAACCGTGCCGAACACCAGGAAGGTGCCGAAGATGCCGAGCATGAAGCCAAGGTCGCCCACGCGGTTGACCACGAAGGCCTTGATCGCGGCGGCATTCGCGCTGGGTTTCTTGAACCAGAAGCCGATCAGCAGGTAACTGGCGAGGCCCACCCCTTCCCAACCGAAGAACATCTGGACGAGGTTGTCCGCCGTCACCAGCATCAGCATGGCGAAGGTGAACAGCGAGAGATAAGCGAAGAAGCGCGGCTGGTCCGGATCTTCGTCCATATAGCCCCAGCTGTAGACATGGACGAGTGCGGAGACGGTAGTGATCACCACCAGCATCACCGCCGTCAGCGTGTCGACGCGCAGCGCCCAGTCGAAGCTGAGATCGCCGGACTGGATCCATTGCAGCACGGGGACGACGCTGGCGTCCATGCTGCCATTTAGGAAGCCGAAAAAGATCGGCCAGCTGAGCGCGCAGGACACCAGCAGCGCACCGGTCGTGAGCGATTTCACGACCGTATTGCCCAGCGCCCTGTTGCCGAGGCCGCCAATGATGGCCGCCAGCAAGGGCAGGAATACGATGATCAGGATCGATTGCACCGGCGGATTACCCCTTCATCCGGCTGGGATCGTCGACCGCGATGGTGCCGCGGCCGCGGAAATAGATGACCAGGATGGCAAGCCCGATGGCTGCCTCGCCCGCCGCGACGGTCAGCACGAACATGGCGAAGACCTGCCCCACCAGATCGCCCAGGAAGGCGCTGAATGCGACGAGGTTGATGTTCACGCTGAGCAGGATCAGCTCGATCGCCATCAGGATGACGATGATGTTCTTGCGATTGAGGAAGATGCCCAGCACGCCGATCACGAACAGGATCGAACTGACGATGACGTAATGTTCGATACCGATCACAGCTCGACCCCCTTGCCCACTTCCGGTCGCTGTAGCTCCGTCGCGTCCTGCGGACGGCGCGAGACCTGCTTGCCGATGTTCTGGTGGCCGCGTTCGGTGCGCGGCGGACGGTGGGTGAGCACAATGGCGCCGACCATGGCGACCAGCAGGATCATCCCTGCGCCTTCGAACAGCAGCAGGTACTCACTGAACATCAGCGCGCCGAGGCCGGCGGTGTTGCTGCCGCCAAGTGCCTCTGCGCCCGTGGGCGTTACCGCAGCCGCAGTGGCGCTGCCGATCTCCAGCGCGCCTGCACGATAGGCGCCGATGCCCAGCACCAGTTCCGCCAGCAGGACCAGCGCGATGGCGATGCCTAGCGGGAAGTTCTTCATGAAACCGGCGCGCAATTCGGCGAAATCGATGTCCAGCATCATCACCACGAACAGGAACAGCACCGCGACCGCGCCGACATAGACGATGACCAGCAGCATCGCGATGAATTCCGCCCCCACCAGAACCATCAGGCCGGCGGCGTTGAAGAAAGCCAGGATCAGCCACAGCACGGAATGCACCGGGTTGCGGGCCATGATGACCATCACCGCGCTGGCGATGACGATCGTGGCGAACAGGTAAAAGGCTATTGTCTGGATCATCGGATCGCGCGGCCCCTACCGATACGGCGCATCGGCTTCAAGATTGGCAGCGATCGCGCGCTCCCACTTGTCCCCGTTGGCCAGCAGTTTCGCCTTATCGTAGAGCAGTTCCTCGCGCGTTTCGGTCGCGTATTCGAAGTTCGGCCCCTCGACCACCGCATCCACCGGGCAGGCTTCCTGGCAGAAACCGCAATAGATGCACTTGGTCATGTCGATGTCGTAGCGCGTCGTGCGGCGGCTGCCGTCTTCGCGCGGTTCGCTCTCGATGGTGATCGCCTGCGCCGGGCATACAGCCTCGCACAGCTTGCAGGCGATGCAGCGTTCCTCCCCGTTGGGATAGCGCCGCAGCGCATGCTCGCCGCGGAAGCGAGGGCTCAGCGGGTTCTTCTCGTACGGGTAATTGATCGTGACCTTGGGCTTGAAGAAATACTTCAGCGTCAGGGCGTGCGCCTTCACGAACTCCCACAGGGTAAAGGACTTGAGCAGTTGCAGGGCGGTCATGCCGCACCTCCGTATCGGGTAAGCATCAGCCATCCGGAAATCAGGACGACGAAGATCAGGCTCATTGGCAGGAAGACCTTCCAGCCAAGCCGCATCAGCTGGTCGTAGCGATAGCGCGGAACGGTCGCCATCACCCAGCTGAACATGAAGAAGAAGAAGAAGGTCTTCAGCAGGAACCACACGATGCCCGGGATGTCGAACCAGGGGATCAAGTCGATATTCAGCGGGGGCAGCCAGCCACCGAAGAACAGCAGTGTATTGAGGCTGCACATCAGCAGGATGTTGGCATATTCGCCCAGCCAGAACAGCGCGAAGCTCATGGAGCTGTATTCGGTCTGGTAACCGGCGACGAGCTCGGATTCCGCTTCGGTCAGGTCGAAGGGCACGCGCTGCGTTTCCGCCAGCGAGCTGATGAAGAACACCACCCACATCGGGAATAGCAGCAGGTTGAACCAGTACCCGTTCACGATGCCGAAGCCGTGGCCGAGCTGCGAATTGACGATATCGGTCAGGTTGAACGTGCCGGCATAGAGCACCACGCACACCAGGATGAAGCCGATGGAGACCTCGTAGGAGATCATCTGCGCCGCGGCGCGCATGGCGGAGAAGAACGGGTATTTGGAGTTACTCGCCCACCCGCTCATCACGATGCCGTAAACCGACAGGCTGCTTACAGCGAGAATATAGAGCAGGCCGACATTGATGTCCGCCAGCAGCACGCCCTCGTCGAAGGGGATCACCGCCCAGGCGGCCAGCGCCACGGTGAAGGTGACGATGGGCGCGAGCAGGAAAATGCCCTTGTTCGCAGCCGAAGGAATGATGGTTTCCTGCAGGAAGACCTTCAGGCCGTCCGCGAAGCTCTGCAGCAGGCCGAAGGGCCCCACCACATTCGGCCCGCGACGCAGGTTGATGGCAGCCCAGACCTTGCGGTCCACATAGATGATCATGGCCACGGCCAGCATCAACGGCAGCGCAATCAGCAGGATGCCGGCGATCGTGGCGACGAACCACGCCCATTCATAGGACATGCCGAGGGATTGGAAGAATTCGGTCATCAGTCGCCGCCTCCGCCGCAGCCGCCTTCTCCGTAACTGCCACCAGCAGCACTCGATCCTCCCGCGTCAGATCCACCACCGAGCCGGTCGAGGAAAAAGGGAGCGAACTTCTGCAACGTCAGCAAAACGACCAACAGGGTCGCCGCGCTTCCGAGTAACACCAAGAAGTTCATTCCGCTGCCTCCCGCACGTCCTCGCCGTGGACCAGTTCGGCCGAGCAGCGCTGCATGGTCGGGCTGGAGCGGGCGATGGGATTGGTCAGGTAGAAATCGCTTATTGGATAGGCGTCGATGAAGCCTTCCGCCTTTGCCTTGGCGTCCGGTTTGGGCAGCGCACCGTAATCGGCCAGGCCTTCCTTGCCCAGCGCGGGCACAGCCTTGGTCATAGCGGCGCGCAATTCGGCGAAGCTGTCGAAGCCGACACTCACGCCCAGCGCATCGGCGAGTGCCCGCAGGATCGTCCAGTCCTCGCGCGCGTCACCGGGGGCGAACACGGCCTTGTCGGCGAACTGCACGCGCCCTTCGGTGCTGACATAGGTGCCAGCCTTTTCGGTATAGGCGGCGGCAGGCAGGATGATGTCCGCCGCATGCGCGCCCTTGTCGCCGTGATGGCCGATATAGACCTTCAGGCTGCCTTCGAATGCGGCGTAATCCACCTCGTCCGCGCCCAGTGCCAGCAGCACTTTCGGCTTGGCGTCAGCCACATCCGCAATGCCGCCCTTCTGCGCAAAGCCCAGCATCAGAGCGCCCATGCGCGCGGCGGAGAAATGCAGCACGTTGAAGGCAGCGTCCCAGCCTGCGGCCAGCGCCATCGCCTTGCCATGCGCGCCCTTCAGGCACGCGCCGCCGACGATCACCGCCGGGCGCTCAGCCTTGTCAAAAACGTCGGTCACATCGCTGGAAAGCGCGTTCAGCACGCCGAGATCGTTGCCCAGGAACTCGGCCGGATAGGTCGTGTCCCACTTGGGCCCGACCACGAACACCTTCGCGCCGCGCTTTACGGCCTTGCGGATGCGGACATTGACCAGCGGCGCTTCGCGGCGGATGTGGCTGCCCACGATCAGGATCGCGTCGGCTTCCTCGATCCCGGCAAAGGTGGAGTTGAAGTTCACCGCGGCCAGGTTGGACGTGTCGTAAGCCATGCCGGTCTGGCGGCTTTCGAGCAGGTCGGACCCGCTGGCCTTCAGCAGCGCCTTGGCCGCGAACATCGTCTCGCAATCGACCATGTCGCCCGCGATGGCAGCAATGGACTTGCCAGGCTTGGCAGCAGCAATCTTCTTGAACGCTTCGTCCCAGCTCGCCTGCTGGAGCTTGCCCTTCTTGCGGATCCAGACCTTGTCGAGGCGGCGCTGTGTCAGGCCTTCGCACTGGTAGCGCGCCTTGTCCGAAATCCACTCCTCGTTCACGTCGTCATTGATGCGCGGCAATACCCGCATGACTTCGCGGCCCCGGCTGTCGACGCGGATATTCGAACCCATCGCGTCCGAGACATCGATGCTCAGCGTCTTCTTGAGCTCCCACGGACGCGCTTCATAAGCGTAGGGGCGGCTTGTCAGCGCGCCGACCGGGCACAGGTCGATGACATTCGCGGACAGCTCATGCTCCGCCGCCTGTTCCAGATACGTCGTGATCTGCATGTTCTCGCCGCGGTAAAGCGCGCCGATCTCGTCAACGCCGGCCACTTCTTCGGAGAAGCGCACGCAGCGGGTGCAATGGATGCAGCGGGTCATGATCGTCTTGATCAGCGGGCCCATGTATTTCTCGGTCACCGCGCGCTTGTTCTCGTGATAGCGCGTGGCCCCGCGGCCATACATGACCGACTGGTCCTGCAGGTCGCATTCGCCGCCTTGGTCGCAGATGGGGCAATCGAGCGGGTGGTTGATCAGCAGGAATTCCATCACGCCTTCGCGCGCGGTTTTCACCAGCTCGCTATCGGTGCGGATTTCCTGGCCTTCGGTGGCCGGCAGGGCGCAGCTCGCCTGCGGCTTGGGCGGCCCAGGCTTCACTTCCACCAGGCACATGCGGCAATTGCCCGCGATGCTCAGGCGTTCGTGATAGCAGAAGCGCGGGATTTCCTTGCCTGCCAGCTCGCAAGCCTGGAGCACCGTGGCTCCATCCGGAACCTCGATTTCCTGGCCGTCGACGGTGACTTTGGGCATGGTGAATCCGTTCCTTGGGCGAGACTTCCCGCGCCTTTAGAGCGTCAGGTCGCCCACGTCCATGCCGCGAACCCGGAAATTGGCCGGTTTTTTGATAAGCTTCCGCCGGTTGGCGGAGGATCGTCAATTCTAGGAGGCAGGGCTGCGCGCCAGCGTCTCCTTGGCTGCACTGCGCAGCAGGCTGAGACTGGTGACCATCGCCTGGCTGTGACACCCCGGAGCGTGCTGCATCATCCGGCGTGCGGCCCAGCGCTCTGCCCTGCTGCCGATCGGCTGCGCGAGGAACTTCGTGATGCGATCCGGGCTGTTGCGTTGCACACAATTCGTGAACTCGAGCGCCGCGAGATAGGCGGAATCGGGCTCCGATCCATGCTCCACTTCAAAAGTGGTCGCGCGCTGGGAATGCGGATAGAAATTGCCGGTGGGCGGAGACGCGGCGCCGGTTGGCTTGTCGTACGCGCCATATTCCATATTCTGGGCCGCAACATGCGGTGCGAATCCGATGGAAAGTGCCGCCGCTGCGATCGCTATCATTCCCTTACGCATCACCAGGTCTCCTTACATATCCCGCCGCTGATTTGATTGCCGCTCCCGCTCAGACATCCCGCGCGAATTCGCCGCTGCGGGTCCAGTGATACAGAGCCTCGGCAAGATACGAGCGGTAAGTCACGGCCGCGAGGTCGTTCTTCGCCTCCATCGTGCCGCACATGCCGGTGACACTCGCGATCTGCTCACGCAGCGCCTTTTCCTCGTCACTGCCGTGGTCTGCCAGGATGAGCTTTCGTGCGAGACCGGGCGCAACCATGACCTGGCACTGGGTGTAGCGGGCCAAGGCGCGCACATCCGGGTCGTTCCTGTCCGAAATAGCCGGATTGTAAGCCATGAAACGCTCGATCCGCTCGCTATCCAGCGTCCCGGCCCGGTCGATATCCGGCGAAGCGTAATTCTGGAGGATCGTTTCCGAAGCCGCACCGCGCAGGAAGCGGACGCTCACCACGAAGCTGCGGCTGGAACAGCCAGGCGCACTGCGCAGGAGCGCGCTTGCGGCGCGGCGTTCGGCGGAGCTGCCGATCGGCTGGCGCAGGAAACGCTCGAGCCGCTTTGGCGTCACGCGTTGCACGCAGTCCGTGAAGCCGAGCGATTTCGTATATTGTTCCCGATAGCCCGAGCCGCCGGTCAGCATGCGCGAGGCGTCCAGCGAATTGCGCTGTTCGAAATCCTGGAACGTGGTCGGCGGGGCCGGCAGTGGCGGCGGCATCGGGGCCGGCGTGGGCGTTGGCGTGCCGCCACTGCTCTGCGCCAGGGCAGGCCCAGCCATGCCCATCAGCACGGCCGCAATCGCTGCGAAGCTGGCGCGCCCTGCCCTCATCCCGCGTCGCCTGCGAAATCGATCCAGTAATACAGCGCCAGCGCGGTGTAGGCCCGCTGGAAGTAAGGCGTCAGCTCCGTCACATCGGACAGCAGCACGTCGCAGGACGGCGTGATTTCCTTCAGCGTGGCGAGCGCGGCGCTCTCCTCATCCGATCCCGGTTCCGTGCTCAGCACGGCGCGTGCGGGAAACGGTGCGATCGCCACCCGGCATTGCCCTGCCAGCTGGTGCATCGTGAAGGGATCCTTCTTGTCCACCTTGGGCACGATCACAGCCTTCATGAAGCCGTTGACCTGCTCCACCGACCCACCCTGCGGGATTGTGGTGGTATGTTCAGGGTCCAGCACGCTCTGTTCGGCGATACCTGCGCGCATGAGGTCGAAATCGACGATGGTCCGCACCGGCGTGCATACATCGACGCGGGCAACATATTCGCCGAAGCGCAGCGTCTTCTCAGCCTTGCCTTCCACCATCTGGTCCAGCGCCAGGCGCGCGCGATCCGGATTGCGGCCATAAGCGCATTTGCCGAAAGTACGGGCGAATTCGGCCTGTTCCTTCTGCTTCACGGCGTTGACGGACAGCTCCGCGCGGCTGTTGCGCTCCTGCGACTGGCTCATGTCGAAGCCGGTCGCGACATCCTGCGCACCAGCGGGACTGGCGACAAAAGAGAGAGCGACGGCCGTGGCGGCAGCAGAGACAATACGCATTAGGGACACCTTGTTTATTGGACCACGTCTTAGGAAAGCGACATGAAGCCCGGATGAAGGACAGGCGGATTGCCGCCAGTATCCTGCCACGCTCGGTCCAAGACGCACCGCGTGGGAGCGCCAATCCGCCAACGGCATTGGCAGTCCGACGAACGGCATCCGTGGTGGGGTCGGCCCTAAGGCCCACCAGCCTTTTCACCGCGAGCTATGAGGCGTCCTTGGCGGAAGAAAACATCTGCAAATAGTAGAGCGCGCGTGCGGTGAAGCCGCGCTCGAACCAGTGCGTCAGACGTTCACCGCGGCCGAAGAACCTGTCGCACAGCGGTGTGTCCGCATAGAATTCTTCCAAGGTATCCCGCTCCTGCGCGCTTCCGACCTCATGATCCAGCACATCTCGGGCAAGATATGGCGAAAGCGCAACTCGGCACTGATATCCCAGTTGCAGGGTCGTTAGGATATCGCCCGCCGAAGCATTGCGAGCCTCGACACTGCCAAGGAATGCGAGCAGCTCCGCTTCCGACCCGACAGGCCTGAAGCTGGAGGCCGGATACATCTTCGTGACAAAAATCTCGGCCATGGAGCCACGGACGAAATTCGTATCCACCAGGCCGCTGACAGGGGCGCAGGTGTCGAACCGCTCGTAATAGCGCGTCTCGAGAGTGCTCGTCTCTTTGACCCCGGCGAAGAAGGAGTCGAGCATCTGTTTTGCGCGGGACTCGCTCAGCCTGACCGCGCAGCCTGCGAATCTTGACGCCTTCCAGTAC
This genomic interval from Paraurantiacibacter namhicola contains the following:
- the nuoI gene encoding NADH-quinone oxidoreductase subunit NuoI codes for the protein MTALQLLKSFTLWEFVKAHALTLKYFFKPKVTINYPYEKNPLSPRFRGEHALRRYPNGEERCIACKLCEAVCPAQAITIESEPREDGSRRTTRYDIDMTKCIYCGFCQEACPVDAVVEGPNFEYATETREELLYDKAKLLANGDKWERAIAANLEADAPYR
- the nuoK gene encoding NADH-quinone oxidoreductase subunit NuoK yields the protein MIGIEHYVIVSSILFVIGVLGIFLNRKNIIVILMAIELILLSVNINLVAFSAFLGDLVGQVFAMFVLTVAAGEAAIGLAILVIYFRGRGTIAVDDPSRMKG
- the nuoH gene encoding NADH-quinone oxidoreductase subunit NuoH, which codes for MTEFFQSLGMSYEWAWFVATIAGILLIALPLMLAVAMIIYVDRKVWAAINLRRGPNVVGPFGLLQSFADGLKVFLQETIIPSAANKGIFLLAPIVTFTVALAAWAVIPFDEGVLLADINVGLLYILAVSSLSVYGIVMSGWASNSKYPFFSAMRAAAQMISYEVSIGFILVCVVLYAGTFNLTDIVNSQLGHGFGIVNGYWFNLLLFPMWVVFFISSLAETQRVPFDLTEAESELVAGYQTEYSSMSFALFWLGEYANILLMCSLNTLLFFGGWLPPLNIDLIPWFDIPGIVWFLLKTFFFFFMFSWVMATVPRYRYDQLMRLGWKVFLPMSLIFVVLISGWLMLTRYGGAA
- the nuoL gene encoding NADH-quinone oxidoreductase subunit L, producing MQSILIIVFLPLLAAIIGGLGNRALGNTVVKSLTTGALLVSCALSWPIFFGFLNGSMDASVVPVLQWIQSGDLSFDWALRVDTLTAVMLVVITTVSALVHVYSWGYMDEDPDQPRFFAYLSLFTFAMLMLVTADNLVQMFFGWEGVGLASYLLIGFWFKKPSANAAAIKAFVVNRVGDLGFMLGIFGTFLVFGTVSIPEILSAAPAMEGASSIGFLGMRIDTMTIICLLLFVGAMGKSAQLGLHTWLPDAMEGPTPVSALIHAATMVTAGVFMVCRLSPMFEAAPIALNFVIFIGAATCLFAATVGTTQWDIKRVIAYSTCSQLGYMFFAAGVGAYGAAMFHLFTHAFFKALLFLGAGSVIHAMHHEQDMRYYGGLRKQIPFTFWAMLVGTLAITGVGIYHLGAGFAGFWSKDAILEVSYAAGGHGTGAFWVGVFAALLTSFYSWRLMFLTFWGKPRWAESEHIQHAVHHGHDTPEEHNPASQEDAGDDATHAVPAADQYDGTAGYHPHESPISMLVPLAVLSIGAIFAGQIFHDAFLSVEGNFWAGSLAFDPALMQAMTEVPYWVKYSALVVMLLGLLGAWYAYIRNTSLPGETTKQLGPVYNFVFNKWYFDELYNLLFVKPAFWIGRIFWQKGDVGLIDRFGPNGAAWLVGQGSGLAKRVQSGYLTSYALIMLLGLVAAITWVLF
- a CDS encoding NADH-quinone oxidoreductase subunit J, with amino-acid sequence MIQTIAFYLFATIVIASAVMVIMARNPVHSVLWLILAFFNAAGLMVLVGAEFIAMLLVIVYVGAVAVLFLFVVMMLDIDFAELRAGFMKNFPLGIAIALVLLAELVLGIGAYRAGALEIGSATAAAVTPTGAEALGGSNTAGLGALMFSEYLLLFEGAGMILLVAMVGAIVLTHRPPRTERGHQNIGKQVSRRPQDATELQRPEVGKGVEL